In one window of Helianthus annuus cultivar XRQ/B chromosome 17, HanXRQr2.0-SUNRISE, whole genome shotgun sequence DNA:
- the LOC110922286 gene encoding uncharacterized protein LOC110922286 isoform X1, translating to MKLGNCTLINERYLDLQKNKKSQISKKKDTERFVSREEGIALAKELKCLFLECSARTRENVHQCFEELALKSTKRAGWVKRDIVGPESIVDYMYRMGLMALIANDTPGVNETSQVVTIHKPSESETRLTTASKLNQLAILYCTATW from the exons ATGAAGCTTGGAAATTGCACTCTCATAAATGAGCGGTATTTGGATCTTCAAAAGAATAAGAAAAGCCAAATTTCTAAAAAGAAG GACACTGAAAGATTTGTGAGCAGGGAAGAAGGCATTGCTCTTGCCAAAGAGCTCAAATGTTTATTTCTTGAGTGTAGCGCGAGAACTCGGGAAAATGTACACCAATGTTTTGAAGAGCTTGCATTAAAG TCAACCAAAAGAGCAGGATGGGTGAAAAGAGACATTGTGGGCCCTGAATCTATTGTAGATTACATGTATAGAATGGGGTTAATGGCTCTTATTGCCAATGATACTCCTGGAGTCAACGAGACAA GTCAAGTAGTTACCATTCACAAACCTAGCGAGTCGGAAACAAGGTTGACCACTGCATCAAAGTTGAACCAACTAGCCATTTTGTACTGCACGGCTACATGGTGA
- the LOC110922286 gene encoding uncharacterized protein LOC110922286 isoform X2, which produces MKLGNCTLINERYLDLQKNKKSQISKKKDTERFVSREEGIALAKELKCLFLECSARTRENVHQCFEELALKSTKRAGWVKRDIVGPESIVDYMYRMGLMALIANDTPGVNETTIYHMCKLGGGPRSA; this is translated from the exons ATGAAGCTTGGAAATTGCACTCTCATAAATGAGCGGTATTTGGATCTTCAAAAGAATAAGAAAAGCCAAATTTCTAAAAAGAAG GACACTGAAAGATTTGTGAGCAGGGAAGAAGGCATTGCTCTTGCCAAAGAGCTCAAATGTTTATTTCTTGAGTGTAGCGCGAGAACTCGGGAAAATGTACACCAATGTTTTGAAGAGCTTGCATTAAAG TCAACCAAAAGAGCAGGATGGGTGAAAAGAGACATTGTGGGCCCTGAATCTATTGTAGATTACATGTATAGAATGGGGTTAATGGCTCTTATTGCCAATGATACTCCTGGAGTCAACGAGACAA CAATATACcatatgtgtaaacttggtggagGACCACGAAGTGCATAA